Within Anaerolineales bacterium, the genomic segment CAGGCCGGAGAGGTACGTCCAATCCGATAGGTTCGGCAGCACGGCCAGGGATGTCTCAGGGATCGGCTCGGTCTGCTGGGGGTCGGTCGGGAAGGGAGGCGCCAGCAGACGTGGCACAACCGCGATTTGCTCGAGCCCAAACAGGGCCCGCGCCATGTGCATTCGTCCGGCCCGCGCCGACAGCTCTGCCCGGTACTTGACGACGGCTCCGCTGGTCAGGCTGTCGAGCATCTTCACAACCTGCAGTCGGAGCCAGCCGGTTCCACGGGAGATGTGGGGCAGGGCGCGCAGAATCAGCAACAAGAACAGCATTCCCAGCAGCAAGCCCGCGATGAACTCCGGCAGATCAAACCTGAAGCCGAAAATCCCTGTCAGCATGGGGCACTATCCTGCGTATAGGATTCGATTGCACTGGCGGCAGCGGACGAGCTCAGGGCTGCTGCGGACGGTCTGTATGATCGAGGGGGCGACCGCCAGCCCGCAGGCAGCGCAGCTGGCGTCCAGGACTTCGGCGACGGCGGTCCCGCCGTAGGACCGGCGCAGCGATTCATACAACGCCAGGTCGGGCGCGGGGATGCTGGCCATGGTCGCCTCGCGTTCCCCCTCAAGCCGTTCCATCTGCCGGGCAAGGGCGGTGAGCGAGCCTTCCAGCGCCTGACGAGCCTGGGACCACGCGGCTTCCCCCGAGTCCAGGTCCGACTGTGCCAGACCGTGCCCATTCTCGGCGCCCTCGAGGCCGAGCATGATATCCAGCAGCCGGTTTTCGAGGATGGTCAGGTGGCGGTGAAGAGCGTCGGATTCTTGCTGCAGGTCTGCCAACTCTTTCGGGT encodes:
- a CDS encoding C4-type zinc ribbon domain-containing protein, with protein sequence MSRASSLFRLQRQDKELDGLRSRQAAIEAELATAGGLGSRRGSLRTAVAELQAAQTANAQAENEVLVLRAKIEATEAALYGGSVRNPKELADLQQESDALHRHLTILENRLLDIMLGLEGAENGHGLAQSDLDSGEAAWSQARQALEGSLTALARQMERLEGEREATMASIPAPDLALYESLRRSYGGTAVAEVLDASCAACGLAVAPSIIQTVRSSPELVRCRQCNRILYAG